The following proteins are co-located in the Massilia litorea genome:
- a CDS encoding HPF/RaiA family ribosome-associated protein: MQINVNTDRTIDKHQGLDEHVQSVVEGAIGRFEDQVHRVEVHLSDENSQKGADGGNRCMMEAHVTGYAPVVVNEHAANLHQAITSAGNKLKRALDSALGRLTDKARREPVPLGDIDGDLAPEQNKNLTSGM; this comes from the coding sequence ATGCAAATCAATGTCAACACCGACCGTACCATCGATAAACATCAAGGCCTGGATGAGCACGTGCAATCCGTCGTCGAAGGCGCGATCGGCCGCTTCGAGGACCAGGTCCACCGCGTCGAGGTTCACCTGAGCGACGAGAACAGCCAGAAAGGCGCCGACGGCGGCAACCGCTGCATGATGGAAGCGCACGTCACCGGCTATGCGCCGGTGGTCGTCAACGAACACGCGGCCAACCTGCACCAGGCCATCACCAGTGCCGGCAACAAGCTCAAGCGCGCGCTCGACAGCGCCCTTGGCCGCCTGACCGACAAGGCGCGCCGCGAGCCGGTACCGCTGGGCGACATCGACGGCGATCTCGCACCTGAACAGAACAAAAACCTGACCAGCGGCATGTAA
- a CDS encoding helical backbone metal receptor, producing the protein MNASPEHLIDALGVSHQPAPDARIVSLVPSITELLCDLGLAHLLVGRTGFCIHPEKIVSQIPKVGGTKDVNLDKIRKLAPTHVIVNIDENEKPTAEALAAFVPHLVVTHPLAPRDNLALARLMGGIFGASEAAERWCTDFETEYAALKAAPAGPACTVLYCIWQDPWMSVSGDTYIARMLGELGWKVPALPDTSRYPRFAWSEQLVAGLAGGLDAVLLSTEPYRFTEAHADALEKQLGIPVFLVDGEMMSWYGSRALAGLRYLRQLRAMLEGT; encoded by the coding sequence ATGAATGCCTCTCCCGAACACCTCATTGACGCCCTTGGCGTAAGCCACCAGCCGGCGCCTGATGCACGCATCGTGTCGCTCGTTCCCTCGATCACCGAACTGCTGTGCGACCTGGGCCTTGCACACCTGCTGGTCGGACGTACCGGCTTCTGCATCCATCCTGAAAAGATCGTCAGCCAGATCCCGAAAGTGGGCGGCACCAAGGACGTGAATCTCGACAAGATCCGCAAGCTGGCGCCGACCCATGTGATCGTCAACATCGACGAAAACGAAAAGCCGACCGCCGAGGCGCTGGCCGCCTTCGTGCCGCACCTGGTCGTCACGCATCCGCTGGCGCCGCGCGACAACCTGGCGCTGGCGCGGCTGATGGGCGGCATTTTCGGCGCCAGCGAGGCGGCCGAGCGCTGGTGCACGGACTTCGAGACCGAATACGCGGCTTTGAAGGCCGCACCTGCCGGCCCGGCGTGCACGGTGCTCTACTGCATCTGGCAGGATCCGTGGATGAGCGTTTCAGGCGACACGTATATCGCGCGCATGCTCGGCGAGCTCGGCTGGAAGGTGCCGGCGCTGCCGGACACCAGCCGCTACCCGCGCTTCGCCTGGTCGGAACAACTCGTGGCCGGGCTCGCGGGTGGTCTCGACGCCGTGCTGCTGTCGACCGAGCCCTACCGGTTCACCGAGGCGCACGCGGACGCGCTCGAAAAGCAGCTCGGCATTCCGGTGTTCCTGGTCGACGGCGAAATGATGTCGTGGTATGGCAGCCGGGCGCTGGCGGGGCTGCGTTACCTGCGGCAGTTGCGCGCGATGCTGGAGGGGACGTAA
- a CDS encoding MFS transporter, which translates to MSLLSSSSGLSVLRNRNLSFYLSARFLGTLAVQMQSVAVGWQVYQITGSLFDLGLIGLAQFAPFLVLILWAGHVADRHDRRKIIVLCMLTQLLVSALLLAFTASGSRVVWPVFAVLVLFGSARAFMMPASQAVLRNLVPDKDFGQAVALGSSTFHVAVIAGPVLGGLLYAFGPTVVYLVAAALLLVATLLMASTTSAPQVRSTEPASWHTLLEGLRFVRSRPIVLGAISLDLFAVLFGGATALLPAYAHDVLHAGPTALGWLRTAPGAGAALCSIALAFMPIRRHVGAWMFGGVALFGMATLALGWTTHFAVALGALFLLGAGDMVSVYVRHLLVQYETPDEIRGRVSAVNAVFIGASNELGEFESGVTAGWFGLTRAILLGGAATLVVTGLWTVLFPVLSKMDRFPHHKDDGKSA; encoded by the coding sequence ATGTCCCTGCTTTCCTCGTCCAGCGGCCTCAGTGTCCTGCGCAACCGTAATCTCTCGTTCTACCTTTCCGCACGCTTCCTCGGCACCCTTGCCGTCCAGATGCAAAGCGTGGCCGTCGGCTGGCAGGTGTACCAGATCACGGGCAGCCTGTTCGACCTCGGCCTGATCGGGCTGGCGCAGTTCGCGCCCTTCCTCGTGTTGATCCTGTGGGCCGGCCACGTCGCCGACCGCCATGACCGCCGCAAGATCATCGTCTTGTGCATGCTGACCCAGCTGCTGGTGAGCGCGCTGCTGCTGGCCTTTACCGCCAGCGGCAGCCGCGTGGTCTGGCCCGTGTTCGCGGTGCTGGTGCTGTTCGGCAGCGCGCGCGCCTTCATGATGCCGGCCTCGCAGGCCGTGCTGCGCAACCTGGTGCCGGACAAGGATTTCGGCCAGGCCGTGGCGCTCGGCTCCTCGACCTTTCACGTGGCCGTCATCGCCGGCCCCGTGCTCGGCGGCCTGCTGTATGCCTTCGGTCCGACGGTCGTCTACCTGGTCGCGGCGGCGCTGCTGCTGGTCGCCACCCTGCTGATGGCCTCGACCACCAGCGCGCCGCAGGTCCGCAGTACCGAGCCGGCGAGCTGGCATACCCTGCTGGAGGGCCTGCGCTTCGTGCGCTCGCGTCCGATCGTGCTGGGTGCGATTTCCCTCGACCTGTTCGCGGTGCTGTTCGGCGGCGCCACCGCCCTGCTGCCCGCCTACGCGCACGATGTGCTGCATGCCGGCCCGACCGCGCTCGGCTGGCTGCGCACGGCCCCGGGCGCCGGCGCCGCGCTGTGCTCGATCGCACTGGCCTTCATGCCGATCCGGCGCCATGTCGGCGCCTGGATGTTCGGCGGCGTCGCCCTGTTCGGCATGGCCACGCTGGCCCTCGGCTGGACGACCCATTTCGCGGTGGCCCTGGGCGCCCTCTTCCTGCTCGGCGCCGGCGACATGGTCAGCGTCTATGTGCGCCATTTGCTGGTGCAGTACGAAACGCCGGACGAGATCCGCGGCCGCGTCAGCGCCGTGAACGCCGTTTTCATCGGCGCCTCGAACGAGCTGGGCGAATTCGAATCCGGCGTCACTGCCGGCTGGTTCGGCCTGACGCGCGCAATTTTGCTCGGCGGCGCGGCGACGCTGGTGGTGACTGGGCTCTGGACGGTGCTGTTCCCGGTGCTGTCGAAGATGGATCGTTTCCCGCACCACAAGGATGATGGGAAATCCGCCTAG
- a CDS encoding GGDEF domain-containing protein produces MKLIGPFRDSGYTVDKLELFRGADTAAAAVALADCEVVQLAAGEAIEDAVRARLYIVLSGMLEVETDGHAGTSDGNVNRILPGESVGEQSVLDDAANLDAVHAVEETCLLVIESQLAWELIDQSNAVARNLLRLMSFRIRAANALLRRRQKLGEFYRQLSLNDTLTGLYNRAWLADMLPKLVGRARAQGSPLSLLMVDLDNFKKFNDTHGHLVGDAALCAAANVIRDGLRPSDFAVRYGGEELMAVLPETTVELARMVADRLCHQMREAVLFPDMRVPMPHLTACFGVAVLDPNGDETSLIEAADAALYRAKEAGRNCVSV; encoded by the coding sequence TTGAAACTTATCGGACCATTTCGGGATTCGGGCTACACGGTCGACAAGCTGGAGCTGTTTCGCGGCGCCGACACAGCCGCCGCCGCGGTCGCGCTGGCCGATTGCGAGGTGGTGCAACTTGCCGCGGGTGAAGCTATCGAGGATGCCGTGCGGGCGCGCCTGTATATCGTGCTGTCGGGCATGCTCGAAGTCGAAACCGACGGCCATGCCGGCACCTCGGACGGCAACGTCAACCGCATCCTGCCGGGCGAAAGCGTGGGCGAGCAGTCGGTGCTGGACGACGCCGCCAATCTCGACGCCGTCCACGCCGTCGAAGAAACGTGCTTGCTGGTGATCGAATCGCAGCTCGCCTGGGAACTGATCGACCAGTCGAACGCCGTGGCGCGCAACCTGCTGCGCCTGATGTCTTTCCGCATCCGCGCCGCCAATGCCCTGTTGCGCCGGCGCCAGAAGCTCGGCGAGTTCTACCGCCAGCTCTCGCTGAACGATACCCTGACCGGCCTCTACAACCGGGCCTGGCTGGCCGACATGCTGCCGAAACTGGTGGGCCGCGCCCGTGCCCAGGGCAGCCCGCTGTCCCTGCTCATGGTCGACCTCGACAACTTTAAAAAGTTCAACGACACCCACGGCCACCTGGTTGGCGACGCCGCCCTGTGCGCGGCGGCAAACGTCATCCGCGACGGCTTGCGGCCATCCGATTTTGCGGTGCGCTATGGCGGCGAGGAATTGATGGCCGTGCTGCCTGAAACGACCGTCGAGCTGGCCCGCATGGTGGCCGACCGCCTGTGCCATCAGATGCGCGAAGCCGTGCTGTTCCCCGACATGCGGGTGCCGATGCCGCACCTGACGGCCTGCTTCGGCGTGGCCGTGCTCGATCCGAACGGCGACGAAACCAGCCTGATCGAAGCGGCCGATGCCGCCCTCTACCGCGCCAAGGAAGCAGGCCGCAACTGTGTGAGCGTTTGA
- a CDS encoding glutamine--tRNA ligase/YqeY domain fusion protein has product MSNDKNKAATANAPSSNFLRAIIDHDLAAGTHDRPGMPPVITRFPPEPNGYLHIGHAKSICLNFGLARDYAGRCHLRFDDTNPEKEDQEYVDTIMDSVKWLGFSWEQGGEEYLHYASDYFDKLYEIAEYLIQHGFAYVDSQSAEDMAKNRGNFGTPGTNSPFRNRPVEESLKLFRDMKAGKYKDGEHILRAKMSEDAMSSPNMTNRDPALYRIRHAHHHRTGDDWCIYPMYDYTHPLSDAMESITHSICTLEFQDHRPFYDWLIATATAGGFFQPPVPRQYEMSRLNLTYVVMSKRKLRQLVDEKIVSGWDDPRMPTIVGLRRRGYTPESIQLFCERIGVSKADGWIDMSTLEGSLRDDLDPKAPRAIAVLRPLKLIVDNFPEGESHACTSPVHPHHPDMGVRTFPFTRELWIEQEDFMETPTKGYFRFTPPVGDQPGSRVRLKYGYVVECTGFEKDADGKVTAVHVKYFEDSKSGTPGADNYKVKGNITWVSAASALAAEVRLYDRLFLDAHPDAGGKDFKALLNPNALETVTAYLEPGMANAQPEQRFQFERHGYFVADQVDSKPGKPVFNRVTTLKDSWGK; this is encoded by the coding sequence ATGAGTAACGACAAGAACAAGGCGGCGACGGCGAACGCGCCGTCGTCGAATTTCCTTCGTGCCATCATCGACCACGACCTGGCGGCGGGCACCCACGACCGTCCAGGCATGCCTCCGGTCATCACACGTTTTCCGCCCGAGCCGAACGGCTACCTGCACATCGGCCACGCGAAATCGATCTGCCTGAATTTCGGGCTGGCGCGCGACTACGCCGGCCGCTGCCACCTGCGCTTCGACGACACCAATCCGGAGAAGGAAGACCAGGAATACGTCGACACCATCATGGACAGCGTCAAGTGGCTCGGCTTTTCGTGGGAGCAAGGCGGCGAGGAATACCTGCACTACGCCAGCGACTATTTCGACAAGCTCTACGAGATCGCGGAATACCTGATCCAGCATGGTTTTGCCTACGTCGACAGCCAGAGCGCCGAAGACATGGCGAAGAACCGTGGCAACTTCGGTACGCCGGGCACGAATTCGCCCTTCCGCAACCGCCCGGTCGAAGAGTCCTTGAAGCTGTTCCGCGACATGAAGGCCGGCAAGTACAAGGACGGCGAGCACATCCTGCGCGCGAAGATGAGCGAGGACGCGATGTCCTCGCCGAACATGACCAACCGCGATCCGGCCCTGTACCGCATCCGCCATGCACACCATCACCGCACGGGCGACGACTGGTGCATCTATCCGATGTACGACTACACGCACCCGCTGTCGGACGCGATGGAGTCGATCACCCATTCGATCTGCACGCTCGAGTTCCAGGACCACCGCCCGTTCTACGACTGGCTGATCGCCACCGCGACCGCGGGCGGCTTCTTCCAGCCTCCGGTACCGCGCCAGTACGAGATGTCGCGGCTGAACCTGACCTACGTCGTCATGTCCAAGCGCAAGCTGCGGCAACTGGTGGACGAGAAGATCGTGTCCGGCTGGGACGACCCGCGCATGCCGACCATCGTCGGCCTGCGCCGCCGCGGTTACACGCCTGAATCGATCCAGCTGTTCTGCGAGCGCATCGGCGTCTCGAAGGCCGACGGCTGGATCGACATGAGCACGCTGGAAGGCTCGCTGCGCGACGACCTGGACCCGAAGGCGCCGCGCGCGATCGCTGTCCTCCGTCCGTTGAAACTGATCGTCGATAATTTCCCGGAGGGAGAGTCGCACGCGTGCACGTCGCCGGTCCACCCGCACCACCCGGACATGGGTGTGCGCACCTTCCCGTTCACGCGCGAGCTGTGGATCGAGCAGGAAGACTTCATGGAAACGCCAACCAAAGGCTATTTCCGCTTCACGCCGCCCGTGGGCGACCAGCCGGGCAGCCGCGTGCGCCTGAAGTACGGCTATGTGGTCGAGTGCACCGGTTTCGAGAAGGATGCCGACGGCAAGGTCACGGCCGTGCACGTGAAATACTTCGAAGATTCGAAGTCGGGCACGCCCGGGGCTGACAACTACAAGGTCAAGGGCAACATCACCTGGGTCAGCGCGGCATCGGCACTGGCTGCGGAAGTGCGCCTGTACGACCGCCTGTTCCTCGATGCGCACCCGGACGCCGGCGGCAAGGATTTCAAGGCCCTGCTGAATCCGAATGCGCTGGAAACCGTCACCGCCTACCTCGAGCCGGGCATGGCCAATGCACAGCCCGAGCAGCGCTTCCAGTTCGAGCGCCACGGTTATTTCGTGGCCGACCAGGTCGATTCGAAGCCGGGCAAGCCGGTATTCAACCGCGTGACGACGCTCAAGGATAGCTGGGGCAAGTAA
- a CDS encoding DnaJ domain-containing protein, with protein MENLYAILGVAPNASDEEIKKVYRSLAMRYHPDRNDAPGAEARFKAVTKAYEILSDRSKREEYNQSVNHRIVLDAEAEAFELWRSLFALNGVTLQA; from the coding sequence GTGGAAAATTTATACGCGATCCTCGGCGTCGCGCCGAACGCCAGCGACGAAGAGATCAAGAAGGTCTACCGCTCGCTGGCGATGCGCTATCACCCCGACCGCAACGACGCGCCGGGCGCCGAAGCGCGCTTCAAGGCCGTCACGAAGGCCTACGAGATCCTGTCGGACCGGAGCAAGCGCGAGGAATACAACCAGAGCGTGAACCACCGCATCGTGCTCGACGCCGAAGCCGAAGCCTTCGAGTTGTGGCGCTCGCTGTTCGCGCTCAACGGCGTGACGCTGCAGGCCTGA
- a CDS encoding CHASE domain-containing protein: MRTADPITKIKAIKPGSWLGALLSLSVGAGLYVSTSQAVENDALARFNHMARNVQTILDGRLKTYADVLRGTASLFLAADGITRDEFRRYVAGLDLPNHFPGVESINFARYVTDAERERFEAEMLQNIDGRGRNAKIVPEGRRAEYTVLTFVEPGTAWIERIGVDMHTNPNGPALLAHARDTGEVLTSGARLKSGSLLLGLTMRLPVYRAVMPPQDIAQRRAAYLGTVGIGFRVDGLAHSMLDNMPKNATRLVISGMTPVDSRDRPSGYRRTVFFDNRPGVAHDEQAEFRARMPVGVDGRGWDLDFAVSKRGLYSELDSILPWVAMLAGTTGTALLYALFQTLSLSRRRAIVLAEEMTGELRASEAKLQKTNDNLRRLAAHAESIKESERKRIAREIHDDLGQNLLALRIEVDLLASRTNKRHPRLHTRAHWMLEQIDATIKSVRQIINDLRPHVLDLGLTAAVDWQIAEFQRRTGLACELISHNHDLHVSDRCATTLFRILQESLTNVSRHARATKVRVELAVDPESISMTVSDNGIGLSKAGGQKPGSFGLVGIEERVRILGGRCIITSSANAGTTVHVSLPAADNLLAVSPAPAPASAPHPAFDGL, from the coding sequence ATGAGAACGGCCGACCCGATCACGAAGATTAAGGCGATCAAGCCTGGTTCCTGGCTGGGCGCGCTGCTGTCGCTGAGCGTAGGCGCAGGCTTGTATGTCAGCACCAGCCAGGCGGTCGAAAACGACGCGCTGGCGCGCTTTAACCACATGGCGCGCAACGTCCAGACGATCCTGGACGGGCGCCTCAAGACCTATGCCGACGTGCTGCGCGGGACGGCCAGCCTGTTTCTTGCGGCCGACGGTATCACGCGCGATGAGTTCCGCCGCTACGTGGCCGGCCTCGACTTGCCAAATCATTTCCCGGGTGTCGAGTCGATCAACTTCGCCCGCTACGTGACCGACGCCGAACGCGAGCGGTTCGAAGCGGAAATGTTGCAAAACATCGACGGACGTGGACGCAACGCGAAGATCGTGCCCGAGGGCCGGCGCGCCGAGTACACGGTGCTCACCTTCGTCGAACCAGGCACGGCCTGGATCGAGCGGATCGGTGTGGACATGCACACCAACCCAAACGGTCCGGCGCTCCTGGCGCACGCGCGCGACACAGGCGAGGTGTTGACGTCCGGCGCCCGTTTAAAGTCCGGATCGCTGCTATTGGGCCTGACGATGCGCTTGCCGGTGTACCGCGCCGTCATGCCCCCGCAGGATATAGCCCAGCGCCGCGCCGCCTATCTGGGTACGGTCGGCATCGGCTTTCGTGTCGACGGCCTGGCCCACAGCATGCTCGACAACATGCCGAAAAACGCGACCCGACTCGTGATTTCCGGAATGACCCCGGTCGACAGCCGCGACAGGCCGTCGGGCTACCGCCGCACTGTGTTCTTCGACAACCGCCCCGGCGTGGCCCATGACGAGCAGGCCGAGTTTCGTGCACGAATGCCTGTGGGTGTAGACGGACGTGGATGGGACCTCGATTTCGCCGTGTCGAAGCGCGGCCTGTATTCCGAGCTCGACAGCATCCTGCCCTGGGTGGCGATGCTGGCCGGGACGACCGGCACCGCCCTGCTGTATGCGCTGTTCCAGACGCTCAGTTTGTCGCGCCGGCGGGCCATCGTCCTGGCCGAGGAAATGACCGGGGAATTGCGGGCGAGCGAAGCGAAGCTGCAGAAAACCAACGACAACCTGCGGCGCCTGGCGGCCCACGCGGAAAGCATCAAGGAAAGCGAACGCAAGCGCATTGCGCGGGAGATCCATGACGACCTCGGCCAGAACCTGCTGGCCCTGCGCATCGAGGTCGACCTGCTCGCGTCGCGCACCAACAAGCGCCATCCCCGCCTGCATACCCGCGCGCACTGGATGCTCGAGCAGATCGATGCGACCATCAAGAGCGTACGCCAGATCATCAACGACCTGCGGCCCCACGTACTCGACCTGGGCCTGACGGCGGCAGTGGACTGGCAGATCGCCGAATTCCAGCGGCGCACCGGCCTGGCCTGCGAACTGATTTCGCACAACCACGACCTGCACGTAAGCGACCGCTGCGCGACAACCCTGTTCCGCATCCTCCAGGAATCGCTGACCAACGTGTCGCGCCATGCCCGCGCCACCAAGGTACGGGTCGAGCTCGCCGTCGATCCCGAATCGATCTCGATGACCGTCAGCGACAATGGCATCGGCCTGAGCAAAGCCGGCGGGCAGAAACCGGGCTCGTTCGGGCTCGTCGGCATCGAGGAACGGGTCAGGATCCTCGGCGGCAGATGCATCATCACCAGCTCGGCAAATGCCGGTACGACGGTGCACGTATCGCTCCCCGCTGCGGACAACCTGCTTGCCGTGTCCCCCGCACCGGCACCTGCTTCCGCTCCCCATCCAGCCTTCGATGGTCTGTAG
- a CDS encoding SDR family oxidoreductase yields MNFNNKFRLGRPRLLLVGCGDVGMRLLPLLVPRFRVFAVTRDAERAAGLRALGAIPVVADLDQPASLGRLRGLAPYVVHLAPPRPEGARDVRTRNLTAILPEGTRLVYVSTSGVYGDCGGALVDETRSVAPKNARAARRVDAERVLRGWARRLGGSVAILRVPGIYARERLPLKRLREGTPALRPEDDVYTNHIQADDLARIIALALFRALPGRVYHATDDTRLKMGEYFDAVADAFGLARPPRLEREALRAAVSPMLLSFMSESRRLDNTRMRRELGVRLRYPDVHRALEQWALVQ; encoded by the coding sequence ATGAATTTCAATAATAAATTTCGTCTGGGCCGCCCGCGCCTGCTGCTGGTCGGCTGCGGCGATGTCGGCATGCGCCTGCTGCCGCTGCTGGTCCCGCGCTTCCGGGTCTTTGCCGTCACGCGCGATGCGGAGCGCGCCGCCGGACTGCGGGCACTCGGCGCCATACCGGTCGTGGCCGACCTCGACCAGCCGGCCAGCCTGGGGCGCCTGCGCGGGCTCGCGCCGTACGTGGTGCACCTGGCGCCGCCCCGGCCGGAAGGCGCGCGCGACGTGCGCACACGCAACCTGACCGCCATTCTACCCGAGGGGACACGCCTCGTTTATGTCAGCACGAGCGGGGTCTACGGCGATTGCGGCGGGGCGCTGGTCGACGAAACCCGCAGCGTGGCGCCGAAAAACGCGCGCGCCGCCCGCCGCGTCGATGCCGAGCGCGTGCTGCGCGGCTGGGCGCGGCGCCTCGGAGGCAGTGTCGCGATCCTGCGCGTGCCCGGCATCTATGCGCGCGAGCGCCTGCCGCTCAAGCGCCTGCGCGAAGGCACACCGGCCTTGCGGCCCGAGGACGATGTCTACACCAATCACATCCAGGCCGACGACCTGGCGCGGATTATCGCGCTGGCTTTGTTCCGTGCGCTGCCGGGACGGGTTTATCATGCGACCGACGACACCCGCCTGAAAATGGGAGAGTACTTCGACGCCGTTGCCGACGCCTTCGGCCTGGCGCGTCCGCCGCGCCTGGAACGCGAAGCCCTGCGCGCGGCCGTGTCGCCAATGCTGCTTTCCTTCATGTCGGAATCGCGCCGCTTGGACAACACGCGCATGCGCCGCGAGCTCGGCGTGCGGCTGCGCTATCCCGACGTCCATCGCGCCCTGGAGCAATGGGCGCTGGTACAATAA
- a CDS encoding CDP-6-deoxy-delta-3,4-glucoseen reductase, with product MTFQITVQPSGTQFACEADETVLSAAIRAGVGLPYGCKNGACGSCKGKVVGGTVTHKPHQARALTEQEKLQGMSLFCCALPEGDVVIEAREVGGSSDYPIRKMPTRVASITRAAPDVAIVTLQLPANEALAYRAGQYVEFLLKDGKRRAYSLACAPTLERPLELHIRHLPGGLFTDHVFGAMKERDILRFEGPLGTFFLREESDKPIVLLASGTGFAPVKALVEHLMHLKSTRPVRLYWGGRRPQDLYMDELCQAWTTTMPDFEYVPVISDALPEDNWSGRTGYVHAAVMQDIPDLSGWQVYACGAPVMVDAARSQYTAQCGLPADEFYADAFTTEADLAAE from the coding sequence ATGACGTTCCAGATCACTGTCCAGCCCAGCGGCACCCAATTCGCCTGCGAAGCCGACGAAACCGTGCTGTCGGCCGCCATCCGCGCCGGTGTGGGGCTACCGTACGGCTGCAAGAACGGCGCCTGCGGTTCGTGCAAGGGCAAGGTGGTCGGCGGGACGGTGACGCACAAGCCGCACCAGGCGCGCGCCCTGACCGAGCAGGAAAAGCTGCAAGGCATGTCGCTGTTCTGCTGCGCCCTGCCCGAAGGCGACGTCGTGATCGAGGCGCGCGAAGTGGGCGGTAGCAGCGATTACCCGATCCGCAAGATGCCGACCCGGGTCGCCTCGATCACGCGCGCGGCACCGGACGTGGCGATCGTCACCCTGCAATTGCCGGCCAACGAGGCGCTGGCCTACCGTGCCGGCCAGTATGTCGAATTCCTGCTGAAGGACGGCAAGCGCCGCGCCTACAGCCTGGCCTGCGCGCCGACGCTCGAGCGCCCGCTGGAACTGCACATCCGCCACCTGCCGGGCGGCCTGTTCACCGACCACGTGTTCGGCGCCATGAAGGAACGCGACATCCTGCGCTTCGAAGGGCCGCTCGGCACCTTCTTCCTGCGCGAGGAATCGGATAAACCGATCGTGCTGCTGGCCTCCGGTACCGGCTTCGCGCCGGTGAAAGCCCTGGTCGAGCACCTGATGCATTTGAAGTCGACCCGTCCCGTGCGCCTGTACTGGGGCGGGCGCCGTCCGCAAGACCTGTACATGGACGAACTGTGCCAGGCCTGGACCACGACCATGCCCGATTTCGAATACGTACCGGTGATCTCGGATGCGCTCCCGGAAGACAACTGGAGCGGCCGCACCGGTTATGTCCACGCGGCGGTGATGCAGGACATTCCCGATCTGTCGGGCTGGCAGGTGTATGCCTGCGGCGCGCCGGTGATGGTCGATGCCGCGCGCAGCCAGTACACGGCGCAATGCGGGCTGCCGGCGGACGAGTTTTATGCGGATGCGTTCACGACGGAAGCGGATCTCGCCGCGGAATAA
- a CDS encoding glycine-rich domain-containing protein: MISNNDFALIAALDLNPIKTKLMHKESGEGWSLERANAIETEYRRFLYLMDAFPEEQVAPTVDVDTFWHYHILDTMKYALDCELTFGRFLHHYPYLGLEGEDDMEMQQQAGERTRALYESTFGLSYVRPSRADGALEAADVQTACFAAMGEAANSAYCLGPGIAKAAAVRTAYCLGPGIRAAAVQTAYCLGPGIKAADVQTAYCLGPGIKATAVKTAYCLGPGIVKAAEVQTAYCLGPGVPQAA, encoded by the coding sequence ATGATTTCGAATAACGACTTCGCCCTCATTGCCGCTCTGGATTTGAACCCGATCAAAACAAAACTGATGCACAAGGAATCCGGCGAGGGTTGGTCTTTGGAACGCGCGAACGCCATCGAAACCGAGTACCGTCGTTTCCTTTACCTGATGGACGCCTTCCCGGAGGAGCAGGTGGCGCCGACCGTGGATGTCGACACTTTCTGGCATTACCACATCCTCGATACGATGAAGTACGCCCTCGATTGCGAGCTGACCTTCGGGCGCTTCCTGCACCACTACCCTTACCTCGGCCTGGAGGGCGAGGACGACATGGAAATGCAGCAGCAGGCGGGCGAGCGCACGCGCGCCTTGTATGAGTCCACTTTCGGCCTGTCGTATGTGCGTCCGTCGAGGGCCGACGGTGCGCTGGAAGCTGCCGACGTGCAAACGGCGTGTTTCGCCGCAATGGGCGAAGCTGCAAACTCGGCTTATTGCCTCGGCCCAGGCATCGCCAAGGCAGCTGCCGTCCGGACTGCTTATTGCCTCGGCCCAGGCATCAGGGCGGCCGCCGTCCAGACCGCTTATTGCCTCGGCCCAGGCATCAAGGCAGCCGACGTCCAGACTGCTTATTGCCTCGGCCCAGGCATCAAGGCAACTGCTGTCAAGACCGCTTATTGCCTCGGCCCAGGCATTGTCAAGGCAGCTGAAGTCCAGACCGCCTATTGCCTCGGCCCAGGCGTCCCGCAAGCAGCCTGA